A region from the Solibacillus sp. FSL H8-0523 genome encodes:
- a CDS encoding aromatic acid exporter family protein yields the protein MKLGARVLKTGVAIVFALFLAELLNVPSPVFAAIAAIFAIQPSIYRSYLTIIEQIQGNLIGATIAVLFGLVFGHHIVAVGIAAIIVLGIMMKLKLEKSISLALVTVIAIMEVPGDDFLTFGLIRFGTVMLGVFAAFIVNLVFLPPKYEVKLFKKINSVQDDIIRWARLAVRQASEHTSTKMAITKLQSRLNELDIMYGFFKEERSYFKNQKYVKARKLVVYRQMLTTSKKSLELLMRLHKHENELGNLPTQFQIIIQERLDFLLTYHEQLLLKYTGKLRPEHSKWTRHEEYLQGSELMEQFIKQIVLAQEEATEDEQFSSYHLLYILSRILDYEENLEHLDTLIVSYRSYHSDEKNLDLESEFY from the coding sequence ATGAAACTAGGAGCACGCGTATTAAAAACCGGCGTCGCGATTGTCTTTGCATTATTTTTAGCAGAGCTATTAAACGTACCATCGCCTGTGTTCGCTGCCATTGCTGCGATTTTTGCTATTCAACCTTCCATTTATCGCTCTTATCTTACTATTATTGAACAAATTCAAGGCAATTTAATCGGCGCTACCATCGCGGTACTTTTTGGTCTTGTCTTTGGCCATCATATTGTCGCAGTCGGTATTGCAGCAATTATCGTGCTTGGGATTATGATGAAATTAAAACTAGAAAAGTCGATTTCATTAGCACTTGTAACGGTTATCGCGATTATGGAAGTACCTGGCGATGACTTTCTAACATTTGGTTTAATTCGATTTGGTACCGTGATGCTCGGCGTCTTTGCAGCATTTATTGTAAATCTCGTTTTCTTACCACCTAAATACGAGGTGAAGTTATTCAAAAAAATCAATTCCGTACAGGATGATATTATTCGATGGGCACGACTAGCGGTGCGTCAAGCAAGTGAGCATACTTCAACAAAAATGGCGATTACGAAATTACAGTCTCGCTTAAATGAGCTAGATATAATGTATGGATTCTTTAAAGAGGAACGTAGCTATTTTAAAAATCAAAAATACGTAAAGGCTCGGAAACTTGTAGTCTATCGCCAAATGCTAACGACATCGAAGAAAAGCTTAGAACTCCTCATGCGCCTACATAAGCATGAAAACGAGCTCGGTAACTTACCTACTCAGTTTCAAATTATTATTCAGGAGCGTTTAGATTTTCTCTTAACCTACCATGAGCAGCTCCTATTAAAATATACAGGCAAGTTAAGACCCGAGCATTCTAAGTGGACTCGTCATGAAGAGTATTTACAAGGAAGCGAATTAATGGAACAATTTATTAAGCAAATTGTCCTCGCTCAAGAAGAAGCAACGGAGGACGAACAGTTTTCTAGCTATCACTTACTTTATATTTTATCGCGTATTTTAGATTACGAGGAAAACTTAGAACACCTCGATACATTAATCGTTTCCTATCGCAGCTATCATAGCGATGAAAAGAATTTAGATTTAGAGTCTGAGTTTTATTAA
- the perR gene encoding peroxide-responsive transcriptional repressor PerR — protein sequence MSELHLKDALDTLKTTGVRITPQRHAILEYLIQCMNHPTADDIYKALCDKFPNMSVATVYNNLRVFREVGLVKELTYGDSASRFDFVTGDHYHMICECCGKIVDFHYPGLNEVEQFASQVTGFEVNSHRLEVYGTCPECVATGAKKVQ from the coding sequence ATGTCTGAATTGCATTTAAAAGATGCGCTAGACACGTTAAAGACTACCGGTGTACGAATTACTCCTCAGCGTCATGCGATTTTAGAATATTTAATTCAATGTATGAATCACCCAACAGCTGATGATATTTACAAAGCGCTATGTGATAAGTTTCCAAACATGAGTGTAGCGACAGTATATAATAATCTACGTGTTTTTCGTGAAGTGGGCTTAGTAAAAGAGCTTACTTACGGGGACTCAGCAAGTCGTTTTGATTTTGTGACAGGTGATCACTATCACATGATTTGTGAATGCTGTGGGAAAATCGTCGACTTCCACTATCCTGGCTTAAATGAAGTAGAGCAATTTGCTTCACAAGTAACAGGCTTTGAAGTGAACTCGCACCGCTTAGAAGTATACGGCACATGTCCTGAATGTGTAGCAACAGGCGCAAAGAAAGTTCAATAA
- a CDS encoding ABC transporter permease, whose amino-acid sequence MEFVPKRPQVIEKQDRVNGPWREAWLSFKKSKSALVGSGIVLFFVLVAIFGPLFAPQGINDQNLSLRLQPPSSEFWFGTDDLGRDVFSRILHGTRISLTVGLSAVLISATVGSFLGIIAGYYGRFIDTVISRIFDIMLAFPSILLAIAVVSILGPSLQNALIAIAIINIPSFGRLIRSRVLTIKEEEYIHAAKAIGMKNSRILWKHILPNSMTPVIVQGTLAIATAIIEAAALGFLGLGAEAPQPEWGKMLADARMFLLNAPWAMIFPGVAIMLTVIGFNLMGDGLRDALDPKMKN is encoded by the coding sequence ATGGAATTCGTTCCAAAACGACCACAGGTAATTGAAAAGCAAGATCGCGTAAATGGACCGTGGCGTGAAGCATGGCTCAGCTTTAAAAAGAGCAAGTCAGCATTAGTAGGTAGTGGTATCGTACTGTTCTTTGTACTGGTTGCAATTTTTGGACCACTTTTTGCACCACAAGGTATTAATGATCAAAACTTAAGTCTTCGTTTGCAGCCTCCATCTTCGGAGTTTTGGTTTGGGACAGATGATTTAGGGCGGGATGTATTTTCACGTATTTTACACGGAACGCGTATTTCCTTAACAGTTGGCTTATCAGCGGTACTGATTTCGGCCACGGTTGGTAGCTTTTTGGGGATTATCGCAGGTTATTATGGACGCTTTATTGATACGGTTATTTCACGTATTTTTGATATTATGCTAGCATTTCCGAGTATTTTATTAGCGATTGCAGTTGTCTCAATTTTAGGTCCGTCACTGCAAAATGCATTGATTGCCATTGCGATTATTAATATTCCGAGCTTTGGACGACTCATTCGCTCGCGCGTACTAACCATCAAAGAAGAGGAATACATTCATGCAGCAAAAGCAATTGGCATGAAAAACTCACGTATTCTGTGGAAGCATATATTACCGAACTCCATGACACCGGTAATCGTGCAAGGTACATTAGCGATTGCGACAGCGATTATTGAAGCGGCAGCACTTGGCTTTTTAGGTCTAGGTGCAGAGGCCCCGCAACCGGAGTGGGGTAAGATGCTAGCAGATGCGCGGATGTTTTTACTCAATGCACCGTGGGCCATGATTTTCCCAGGGGTAGCGATTATGCTCACAGTAATCGGCTTTAACTTAATGGGCGACGGTTTACGTGATGCACTCGATCCAAAAATGAAAAATTAA
- a CDS encoding dipeptide ABC transporter ATP-binding protein, giving the protein MAKVLLKVENLKKYFPIRHGMFSRHIGDVKAVDDVSFELFEGETLGIVGESGCGKSTTGRAIMRLHEPTAGSITFDDVELTTLNAEAMRKARREIQMVFQDPYASLNPRHTIEKILEEPLIVHGMGNSQERKKKVHEYLEIVGLSAHYAKRYPHQFSGGQRQRIGIARALMTNPKLIIADEPVSALDVSIQAQVLNLMQKLQDDLQLTYIFIAHDLGVVRHISDRVGVMYLGKMVELADSELLYSEPLHPYTQALLSAVPVPDPQFEREQLILTGDIPSPSKPPSGCTFHTRCPKAMEHCKVAVPKLQQVRSGHSVACHLYDQQQ; this is encoded by the coding sequence ATGGCGAAAGTGCTGCTGAAGGTTGAAAATTTAAAAAAATATTTCCCGATTCGTCATGGGATGTTCTCGCGCCACATAGGAGATGTTAAAGCAGTTGATGATGTTTCATTCGAATTATTCGAAGGGGAAACGCTAGGAATTGTAGGTGAATCAGGATGTGGGAAATCGACAACAGGTCGCGCAATTATGCGCCTACATGAGCCTACTGCGGGCTCGATTACCTTTGATGATGTAGAACTGACAACGTTAAATGCTGAGGCAATGCGTAAAGCAAGGCGAGAGATTCAAATGGTTTTCCAAGATCCATACGCCTCACTTAATCCGAGGCATACCATTGAAAAAATATTAGAAGAACCGCTAATTGTTCATGGTATGGGGAATTCACAGGAACGTAAAAAGAAAGTACACGAGTATTTAGAGATTGTTGGTTTAAGCGCTCATTATGCTAAGCGATATCCACACCAATTTAGTGGAGGGCAGCGGCAGCGTATTGGTATTGCAAGAGCGCTTATGACAAACCCGAAGCTGATTATCGCTGACGAACCGGTATCCGCATTAGATGTATCGATTCAAGCTCAAGTATTAAATTTAATGCAAAAGTTACAAGATGATTTACAACTTACGTATATTTTCATCGCCCATGATTTAGGGGTTGTGCGCCATATTAGCGACCGTGTCGGTGTCATGTATTTAGGGAAAATGGTTGAGCTTGCAGATAGTGAGCTGCTGTACAGCGAACCACTTCATCCGTATACCCAAGCGCTGTTATCAGCTGTTCCGGTACCTGATCCACAATTTGAACGGGAGCAACTGATTTTAACAGGGGATATACCGAGTCCGTCCAAACCTCCTTCTGGTTGTACGTTCCATACTCGTTGTCCAAAAGCGATGGAGCATTGTAAAGTCGCGGTGCCAAAATTACAGCAAGTAAGGTCGGGTCATTCTGTTGCCTGTCATTTATATGATCAGCAGCAATGA
- a CDS encoding ABC transporter substrate-binding protein, with the protein MKGKKYLLALILLLTMTVFLAACNTDDSDSSTPDSGNTDSGTETDNKTTDDTTSSTPQVLVFGRGADSVSLDPGIVTDGESFKVTQNLFETLLNFGEKDTTIHPGLAKEWVVSDDGLTYTFTLQEGVKFHDGTDFNADAVIKNVNRWKGGTEDDFYYFNSMFKAEGADIITDVKADGDYTVIFTLSRPQAPFLKNLAMSPFGIASPTAFEAAGDKFGDNPVGTGPFKFTDWKRNDSITIEKNPDYWQQGLPKLDKVIFRSIPDNSARLNALTAGDIDLADGVNPSDGKTVEGNAELQLIERPSMNIGYLGLTSTRAPFDNKLVRQAVNYAIDKQAIVDAFFEGRAQVAANPMPPSISGYNEAIEPYPYDPEKAKSLLAEAGYDGKEIELWAMPVPRPYMPDGAKVAEVIQKNLEDVGMKSKIVSFEWATYLDKAKNGEADAFMLGWTGDNGDADNFIYTLLDKDNIGSNNYSYYSNDEVHDLLIKAQSETDENVRIDLYKKAQEIIHEDAPWVPLAHSTPLLAAKAGVKGFQPHPTGSDKLDNVSIE; encoded by the coding sequence ATGAAAGGAAAAAAATATTTACTTGCGTTAATTTTACTTTTAACCATGACCGTATTTTTAGCAGCATGTAATACGGATGACTCAGATTCATCAACACCGGACTCAGGTAATACGGATTCAGGTACAGAAACGGATAACAAGACTACAGATGACACGACATCTTCAACACCTCAAGTGTTAGTATTCGGTCGCGGTGCAGATTCTGTATCACTAGATCCAGGTATTGTGACAGATGGTGAATCATTTAAGGTTACACAAAACTTATTTGAAACATTATTGAACTTTGGTGAGAAAGATACAACGATTCACCCTGGTTTAGCGAAAGAGTGGGTTGTTTCCGATGATGGCTTAACGTACACATTTACATTGCAAGAAGGGGTAAAATTCCACGACGGTACAGACTTTAATGCCGATGCAGTCATTAAAAACGTGAACCGCTGGAAGGGTGGAACAGAGGACGATTTCTACTACTTCAACTCGATGTTTAAAGCAGAGGGTGCAGATATTATTACAGATGTAAAGGCTGATGGTGACTATACAGTAATCTTCACACTGTCTCGCCCACAAGCACCTTTCTTAAAGAACTTAGCAATGAGTCCGTTTGGTATCGCTTCACCTACAGCATTTGAAGCAGCAGGCGATAAATTTGGTGACAATCCAGTAGGGACAGGGCCATTCAAGTTTACAGATTGGAAACGTAACGATTCTATTACAATTGAGAAAAATCCAGACTACTGGCAACAAGGGTTACCGAAATTAGATAAAGTTATTTTCCGTTCAATTCCGGATAACTCAGCCCGCTTAAATGCGTTAACAGCAGGTGATATCGATTTAGCGGATGGGGTTAATCCATCTGACGGTAAAACAGTAGAAGGAAATGCTGAACTACAATTAATCGAGCGTCCTTCAATGAATATTGGTTACCTAGGCTTAACAAGTACACGTGCACCATTTGACAACAAATTAGTACGTCAAGCGGTAAACTATGCAATCGATAAGCAAGCGATTGTAGATGCGTTCTTTGAAGGACGTGCACAAGTAGCAGCAAACCCAATGCCACCGTCAATTAGTGGTTACAACGAAGCCATTGAGCCATATCCATATGATCCAGAAAAGGCAAAATCATTATTAGCCGAAGCTGGTTATGACGGCAAGGAAATTGAGCTATGGGCAATGCCAGTTCCTCGTCCTTACATGCCGGACGGAGCAAAAGTGGCTGAAGTTATTCAGAAGAACTTAGAAGATGTAGGGATGAAATCTAAAATTGTTTCGTTTGAATGGGCAACATATTTAGACAAAGCAAAAAATGGTGAAGCAGATGCATTCATGCTTGGTTGGACAGGTGACAACGGGGATGCTGATAACTTTATTTATACGCTATTAGATAAAGACAACATCGGTTCAAATAACTATTCATACTATTCAAATGATGAAGTGCATGATTTATTAATCAAAGCACAATCAGAAACAGATGAAAATGTACGTATTGATCTATACAAAAAAGCACAAGAAATTATTCACGAAGATGCGCCGTGGGTTCCTTTAGCGCACTCGACACCGTTATTGGCAGCAAAAGCTGGTGTGAAAGGGTTCCAACCCCATCCAACAGGCTCAGATAAATTAGACAATGTTTCAATTGAATAG
- the bcp gene encoding thioredoxin-dependent thiol peroxidase, translating into MTLENLQAPNFTLQNENGEQVSLQDYQGKNVILYFYPKDLTPGCTTQACDFRDSYEDFSDLNAVILGVSLDDAAKHTKFIEKHGLPFSLLVDAEHKVAEAYGVWTLKKNFGKEYMGIERTTFLINEQGIVEKEWRKVRVKNHIEDVLNYLKTRTN; encoded by the coding sequence ATGACATTAGAAAATTTACAAGCACCGAACTTTACATTGCAAAATGAAAATGGGGAACAGGTAAGCTTACAGGACTATCAAGGAAAAAACGTGATTTTATATTTTTATCCAAAAGATCTAACACCAGGCTGTACAACACAGGCCTGTGACTTCCGCGACAGCTACGAAGACTTTTCAGATTTAAATGCGGTCATTTTAGGGGTGAGCTTAGATGATGCGGCGAAGCATACGAAATTTATTGAAAAGCATGGCCTACCGTTTTCATTACTAGTAGATGCAGAACATAAAGTGGCAGAGGCTTACGGTGTGTGGACACTGAAGAAAAATTTTGGCAAGGAATATATGGGCATTGAGCGTACAACGTTTTTAATTAATGAACAAGGCATTGTAGAGAAGGAGTGGCGCAAAGTCCGCGTCAAAAATCATATTGAAGATGTGTTAAACTATTTAAAAACTCGCACAAATTAA
- a CDS encoding ABC transporter permease, whose amino-acid sequence MLHYIGKRLLHLIPVLLGMTFIVFLIIRAIPGDPAQVILGQQATAEAIAALRNKLGLDNPWYIQYFEYLKGIVTGDLGDSLRTRQPITTEVWPYLAATFELAFFAIFLAVILGVNAGIISAWFQNSWFDYLAMVIALIGVSMPIFWLGLMEQWVFSINLGWLPTSGRENVRDPVTAITHFYLLDTLMQGRFDQFVVVLKHLFLPGIALATIPTAIIARMTRASMLEVMRSDFVRTARAKGQKMYKVVYKHALKNALIPVLTVIGLQTGMLLGGAILTETIFSWPGVGRYIYEAIGFRDYPVIQSGILIVAFLFVMINLIVDILYTVIDSRIKYN is encoded by the coding sequence ATGCTTCACTACATTGGCAAACGTCTCTTACATTTAATACCGGTATTACTCGGGATGACCTTTATTGTATTTTTAATTATTCGAGCAATTCCTGGAGACCCTGCACAAGTTATTTTAGGTCAGCAAGCTACTGCTGAAGCAATTGCAGCACTGCGTAACAAACTAGGATTAGATAATCCGTGGTATATACAATATTTCGAGTATTTAAAAGGGATAGTCACTGGCGATTTAGGTGACTCTTTGCGTACACGCCAACCAATTACTACGGAAGTTTGGCCTTATTTAGCGGCTACGTTTGAACTTGCTTTTTTTGCTATTTTTCTCGCCGTCATTCTAGGGGTAAACGCAGGTATTATTTCAGCGTGGTTCCAAAATTCTTGGTTTGATTATTTAGCGATGGTGATTGCGTTAATCGGCGTGTCGATGCCGATTTTCTGGCTCGGTTTAATGGAACAATGGGTTTTTAGTATTAACCTAGGTTGGCTTCCAACATCAGGGCGTGAAAATGTGCGAGATCCTGTAACAGCGATTACGCACTTTTATTTACTGGATACCTTAATGCAAGGTCGCTTTGATCAATTTGTCGTGGTGTTGAAGCATTTATTCCTACCAGGCATTGCACTTGCAACGATACCAACAGCAATTATCGCACGTATGACACGCGCATCGATGCTTGAAGTCATGCGTTCAGATTTTGTACGAACAGCACGTGCTAAGGGGCAAAAAATGTATAAAGTTGTGTACAAGCATGCACTCAAAAATGCACTGATACCAGTACTTACTGTGATTGGTTTACAAACAGGGATGCTGTTAGGTGGTGCAATCTTAACGGAGACAATATTTAGTTGGCCAGGGGTTGGACGTTACATTTATGAAGCAATCGGTTTCCGGGATTATCCGGTGATTCAGTCTGGTATTTTAATTGTTGCCTTTTTATTCGTTATGATTAATTTAATAGTAGATATTTTGTATACCGTCATCGATTCTCGAATTAAATACAACTAG
- a CDS encoding glutamate-1-semialdehyde 2,1-aminomutase, with product MNHTKSEQLHEEALKHIVGGVNSPSRSYKAVGGGAPVVMARGKGAHFWDVDGNRYIDYLAAYGPIVTGHGHPHIAKAIAHAAETGVLFGTPTEHEITFAKMLKEAIPTLDKVRFNNSGTEAVMTCVRVARAFTGRTKIMKFAGCYHGHFDQVLVAAGSGPATLGSPDSAGVPTSVATEVITVPFNNIKAFDEAVAVWGDQLAGILIEPIVGNFGIVEPKPGFLEHVHTVAKETGFLTIHDEVITAFRFHYGAAHTMLGLTPDLVAMGKVIGGGLPIGAYGGRLEVMNTVAPLGPAYQAGTMAGNPASMQAGIACLEVLQQPGIYDEMDRLGALLEEGILAAAKRHGVTITLNRLKGAFAVYFTDEKVENYYQAENTDGEKFGRFFKLMLSQGVNLAPSKYEAWFLTTEHTDADVEETLKAVDYAFSQL from the coding sequence ATGAATCATACAAAGTCTGAGCAACTTCATGAAGAAGCGCTAAAACATATCGTTGGTGGGGTAAATAGTCCATCACGTTCGTACAAAGCAGTTGGTGGTGGTGCCCCAGTAGTTATGGCGCGTGGTAAAGGTGCACATTTTTGGGATGTGGACGGCAACCGTTATATTGACTATTTAGCAGCATACGGTCCGATTGTTACGGGTCATGGTCACCCGCACATTGCAAAAGCCATCGCACACGCGGCGGAAACAGGTGTATTATTCGGTACACCGACTGAGCACGAAATTACATTTGCTAAAATGTTAAAAGAAGCAATTCCTACATTAGATAAAGTTCGTTTTAACAACTCTGGTACAGAAGCGGTCATGACTTGTGTACGTGTTGCGCGCGCATTCACGGGTCGCACAAAAATCATGAAATTTGCTGGCTGCTATCATGGACATTTTGACCAAGTATTAGTTGCGGCTGGTTCTGGTCCTGCCACACTCGGCTCACCTGACTCTGCCGGTGTTCCTACGTCAGTAGCAACTGAAGTAATCACAGTACCCTTCAACAACATCAAAGCATTCGATGAGGCAGTCGCTGTTTGGGGTGACCAACTTGCGGGGATTTTAATCGAGCCAATCGTTGGGAACTTCGGGATTGTTGAGCCAAAACCTGGTTTCTTAGAGCACGTACATACTGTTGCAAAAGAAACAGGATTCTTAACAATTCACGATGAAGTCATCACAGCATTCCGCTTCCACTATGGTGCCGCGCATACAATGCTCGGCTTAACACCAGATTTAGTAGCAATGGGGAAAGTTATCGGTGGTGGTTTACCCATCGGTGCATACGGTGGTCGTTTAGAAGTGATGAATACAGTCGCACCACTTGGCCCAGCATATCAAGCTGGTACAATGGCGGGCAATCCAGCGAGTATGCAAGCGGGTATTGCTTGTCTTGAAGTGTTACAACAACCTGGTATTTACGATGAAATGGATCGTTTAGGTGCATTATTAGAAGAAGGCATTTTAGCTGCTGCGAAAAGGCACGGTGTAACCATTACTTTAAACCGCTTAAAAGGTGCATTTGCTGTCTACTTCACAGATGAAAAAGTAGAAAATTATTACCAAGCGGAAAATACAGACGGCGAAAAATTCGGCCGCTTCTTTAAATTAATGCTTTCACAGGGCGTGAACTTAGCCCCTTCAAAATACGAGGCTTGGTTCTTAACTACTGAGCATACAGATGCTGATGTAGAAGAAACATTAAAGGCGGTTGACTATGCGTTTTCACAACTGTAA
- a CDS encoding nucleotidyltransferase-like protein: MEHILRPIYQERASQPDTLGVILINKREGAENMTDTFDAVLLIIVKESDTPMYSKHYTYGDAKMVMHIVTEERLRKWIFIGSNRRLVDWLFHGKIMFDRNEFLFKLRSEMQEFPFFGRKLKTGIQFAQLIRRYQEGKELFEDEHYLDAYNHVVASLHHLGRLSIIDSGHYPEVTVWAQVKRNDPAIYKLYEELIMSSESLEKRLELLFLASEFLINARTNDGAQHLLETMLSQPSWTIQEMHDHAELSYYSTDLEVFVEYLIDRGLVLVDEVIAKNEAIFHRNYYVDRQFIESEYGL; the protein is encoded by the coding sequence ATGGAACATATTTTAAGACCAATTTATCAAGAGCGCGCAAGTCAGCCAGATACATTGGGTGTTATATTGATTAATAAGCGTGAGGGCGCGGAAAATATGACGGACACATTTGATGCTGTTCTTCTTATTATAGTAAAAGAAAGTGACACGCCTATGTATTCGAAGCATTATACATATGGTGATGCAAAGATGGTCATGCATATTGTAACGGAAGAGCGTTTACGTAAATGGATCTTCATTGGTTCGAACCGTCGCCTAGTAGACTGGTTATTCCACGGAAAAATTATGTTTGATCGTAATGAGTTCTTATTTAAGTTACGTTCAGAGATGCAAGAATTCCCATTCTTTGGCCGCAAGTTAAAAACAGGTATTCAATTCGCTCAACTAATTCGTCGTTATCAAGAGGGAAAAGAGTTATTTGAGGACGAGCATTATTTAGATGCCTATAATCACGTTGTAGCTTCGTTACATCATTTAGGTCGTCTTTCAATTATTGATAGCGGACATTACCCAGAAGTTACTGTATGGGCACAAGTAAAACGCAATGACCCTGCAATCTATAAATTATATGAAGAGTTAATCATGAGCAGTGAAAGTTTAGAAAAGCGTTTAGAGCTTTTATTCTTAGCGAGTGAGTTCTTAATTAATGCAAGAACGAATGATGGCGCGCAGCATCTTTTAGAAACAATGCTTTCGCAACCATCGTGGACAATTCAAGAAATGCATGATCATGCGGAGTTAAGTTATTACTCTACGGATTTAGAAGTGTTTGTTGAATATTTAATTGACCGAGGACTAGTGTTAGTAGATGAAGTCATTGCAAAGAATGAAGCAATCTTCCACCGTAATTATTATGTAGACCGACAATTTATTGAAAGTGAATATGGGCTATAG
- a CDS encoding D-2-hydroxyacid dehydrogenase, giving the protein MVNVYFTFEPREDLKQPLVAEFPQVDFVFDAKIDVEKLSAAEILVTYGEDLKAEHLEHAEKLEWIFVASAGVEKMPAEAIAARDIFVSNVRGIHKKPMTESILAHILAYKRALPFIYEQQKKKEWNKKARVTELNGSTALIIGPGAIGAEIGRILQAFDVYTIGCNRSGEEALFMDETHKLDVLKEQLPKADIVISMLPSTKETKHFLQREHFELMKDTALFMNFGRGDLVETATLVNVLNDKLIAHAVLDVYEIEPLPANSPLWELDNVTLSPHFSSHSSRYVERSLDIFKPSLQKWLAGERDLENKMDILRGY; this is encoded by the coding sequence ATGGTAAACGTTTATTTTACTTTTGAACCACGCGAAGATTTAAAGCAGCCACTTGTTGCGGAATTTCCACAAGTTGATTTTGTATTTGATGCAAAAATAGATGTAGAAAAGCTAAGTGCAGCTGAAATTTTAGTTACTTACGGTGAAGATTTAAAAGCCGAGCATCTTGAGCATGCTGAAAAACTGGAATGGATTTTCGTTGCATCAGCAGGTGTCGAAAAAATGCCAGCCGAAGCCATTGCCGCGCGTGATATTTTTGTTTCAAACGTACGTGGCATACATAAAAAGCCAATGACGGAATCGATTTTAGCGCACATTTTAGCGTACAAACGTGCACTGCCATTTATCTATGAGCAACAGAAGAAAAAGGAATGGAATAAAAAAGCGCGTGTAACTGAGTTAAATGGCAGCACAGCACTAATTATCGGTCCAGGTGCAATTGGTGCAGAAATTGGTCGTATTTTGCAAGCGTTTGATGTGTACACAATCGGCTGCAACCGTTCAGGTGAAGAGGCATTATTTATGGACGAAACGCATAAACTAGATGTATTGAAGGAACAGTTACCAAAAGCAGATATCGTCATTTCGATGCTACCGTCTACGAAGGAAACGAAGCATTTCCTTCAGCGCGAGCATTTCGAATTAATGAAGGACACGGCGCTATTCATGAATTTCGGGCGCGGTGATTTAGTAGAAACAGCAACTTTAGTAAATGTATTAAATGATAAACTGATTGCCCATGCGGTATTAGACGTTTATGAAATTGAACCATTACCAGCGAATAGCCCGCTATGGGAGTTAGATAATGTAACGCTTTCCCCACACTTTTCAAGCCATTCTTCACGCTATGTCGAACGTAGTTTAGACATTTTTAAGCCGAGTTTACAGAAGTGGTTAGCAGGGGAACGAGATTTAGAAAATAAAATGGACATTTTACGAGGCTACTAA
- a CDS encoding YgzB family protein yields MKKYNSKINKIRSFALSLIFIGFIIMYGAIFFKDSAILSLVFISLGLLCIIGSTAVYGWIGLLSTKAVPVVCPECGKWTKVLGRVDMCMYCNEPLTLDPSLEGKEFDQAYNKK; encoded by the coding sequence ATGAAAAAATATAATAGTAAAATAAATAAAATCCGTTCATTTGCATTATCCCTTATTTTCATTGGCTTCATTATTATGTATGGAGCGATTTTCTTTAAAGACAGCGCAATCTTATCATTAGTATTCATTTCACTTGGGCTTCTTTGTATTATCGGCAGTACGGCTGTTTATGGTTGGATTGGTTTATTGTCCACGAAGGCTGTGCCCGTAGTATGCCCGGAATGCGGTAAATGGACAAAAGTTTTAGGCCGTGTCGATATGTGTATGTACTGTAACGAACCACTAACGCTTGACCCTTCACTAGAAGGGAAAGAATTTGATCAAGCGTACAATAAAAAATAA